Proteins encoded in a region of the Nicotiana tomentosiformis chromosome 9, ASM39032v3, whole genome shotgun sequence genome:
- the LOC138899298 gene encoding uncharacterized protein, whose protein sequence is MDSGCSKHMTGSTNDFFSLKALQGGSVSFGNGKKGYILGVGKIGKTSTHSIENVYYVNGLKYSMLSVSQICDKGNKVEFLSKSCTITNLITSEVVLVAKRFKNIYVADFESLNSRDLTCFMSVADDDVEL, encoded by the coding sequence ATGGATAGCGGTTGCTCTAAACACATGACTGGAAGTACTAACGATTTCTtttcactcaaagccctgcaaggtgggagtgtgtcctttggcaatggcaaaaagggatacattctgggagttggaaaaATTGGAAAGACATCCACTCACTCAATTGAGAATGTGTATTATGTGAATGGCCTGAAATACAGCATGCTGAGTGTCTCTCAAATCTgcgacaaaggaaacaaagtggaGTTCTTATCAAAATCTTGCACAATCACCAATCTTATAACTAGTGAAGTGGTTCTGGTGGCGAAAAGATTCAAAAATATCTATGTTGCTGACTTTGAGTCTCTAAACAGTAGGGATCTTACATGTTTCATGAGTGTTGCTGATGATGATGTTGAACTTTAG